The Neodiprion fabricii isolate iyNeoFabr1 chromosome 4, iyNeoFabr1.1, whole genome shotgun sequence genome window below encodes:
- the LOC124180161 gene encoding uncharacterized protein LOC124180161 isoform X8, protein MADSPNASPQVHVGPSPLLVGHASPPPPAPNNANQRESLPAPSRGPRTLLLRRGENGFGFTLRHFIVYPPESCYQMLPGHERARIDEPMDTIFVKQVRANSPASEAGLRTGDRVASVDGVPTRGEQYARVVQRIQQAGPWLRLIVVSKDDDILQRYFGETAHNPETNQRPRLRSPDRTSQKQRRSTSMIPGPTPRSRQSWVCSPPGSENQGTTLHPYKQQREEVYKDTKMLAPTQRRPLEAHNQETLYDHPERPQRRQKEQQNQIPQPFRQPPDSRFDLYDRTRPESIYSRPSNTEQIYDRIKDPIYERVRPSDVISKSLDQYPMSRAEPQVPIYRPGRRVVSRRASEGSGMASEVESQAYGSMDALKSSTPGSRLSMESRRDSSPASKESLSSYDSNSTLTGNEYSDDSVIMNRLRRSFEQKEEFLRRPSQPIGWLTPEEESKRIQREFYARPQKLQRQVWPPNEQQASRRQHSPTRNSVERNTRAPKPTNQSLQRVRGDLDSETEYSNQLDGENDDDVDDNDDDDEDDGDQPGIEEIQAKRDQFYSSLYDSNGQFVKENHFKYGPPVAGNNGNKINNDAQFRSSNTRSGNKAAFVTTLSRIHENVTSNQQGGGQDLRNGTSSLPSSPGPEKKNNDKFSVPPQGLQIVSRRAKQFESGRLLSDDDEPTSDRTNLYKSELSRLSSKRSVPNVAVRKREFESKAEAREPRRIPAHRESKSLESGRELSGNRVIPVGSKYIHCEPPAGYREIREMPAMETESMHLRARSNSAESWEAANSTSRRNARHTWQTEVEEEDAKRNKAKRQDSYLQAVKAQLERAPQQSLMRRQDAIREGNADVDGQQVSKTEDPNDPLFPTPILDLNQNSETNKTTPNIIVSSPQPVRPNQLSISNPLRPSESPENGSGFLTPADTDVETPEGISQILDDEDRATRRVSYLKATWSERMHVDSDLELSDSEPVLALRSNSIAGGHSNSSGTVSLKDAEPVEREGPLHVKYTVLEGKRSTDRSWKQVWGVLRGPILYFYKDRHSQSPSSTGDGDAGQNVDVRCSLVDVAEDYTKRKHVLRVANPAAEVLLQSEDAASMALWLRALHKHAATEKSSDTATSTSKQQAVPQTPGPTTPSATAQGSQRSSPLPSHKGIRKFTSFRNRSPTGQSPVNKTRKPSQTMENLPSPKSKTWKGRVAKQLRRMHGQAESPSSPTSQLPPEGATFKIPLELCRPSTFSEYVPLIVEMCTRIVEERGLEVIGIYRVPGNTAAISQLTESVNKGFQNINLQDPRWSDVNVISSLLKSFFRQLPDSLLTADLYPMFIDADKIEDPQRRMATIRKLLRDLPEHHFETLKYLLFHLKKIVEHSEVNKMEAKNLAIVFGPTLVRASGSRDNMVTMVTDMSHQCRIVESLLNNVDWFFSEEDLDDLSRLSVNLSLPADGSEVEPTSIINHNLLLNNIHKVEGMREMVSARDIVSSIISAANRKIQRRRKGQDEPDNEEHDDDKSRTQQQVENSAASRQSMAMAERQCTVSEMVSMHENKSQSNQSASSSDSNTNFSGNSSATNSTLTQPKYSTSQQIGTTTSSESPRISDDVSQSTFDTISNISNFSNDTKQSNDEVAIRTYAGLSATTQERIRKFEQETKAMLQRDQPRQRREAEKREEERKRIEMEWQLAKQEMENDDLLDNIVVGAVTPTFFTERLSSSNTRLSGRSIDVNDSCNQSRTTATARILPISVAVQQQPTSQQKAQASSQLSSILGEKMNNGVVKKFKTDKEPSMDSLYLPPARYGSLDSLHEVHSHTSLSPSHQHRGLPGDVSDDGSDLLTSLTSTFDRKWKSLVNPPSQLTPSDPPPNKRDSSCNNCSTNHQPAEVYRDPSLHKTSTGDKIRPPHTKNDIPEKDTDSSVISDPTTPDNDRTIRNKLPETNITVNLLPENNTVIDAAEKDENPKKSNSKTDVSDLPYSSKVKRFESISKVEKPKIQSGNAGLACSSDTKLDEAKCPDTDDVDTSYSNKLQKFESLSKSNSDTRSRLKRSESLNKKSDNVTSKLKRSESLNKHSDRLASPTNSKLKRSESLNKHSDRSESPNSKLKRSESLTKTEKTECNISKRRQSVRKEGATKLKRKNGMPERSIKRRHTVGGTKDFDKVHWLDNKLQTEAEKVIKNDSKPTKSQLRTSSPDLSSNRVNVADTSFLIEVSFRGPSNVVFNVTNARPQSLPDANLASKVFKVPLESHV, encoded by the exons GGACCGAGTCCGTTATTG GTTGGCCACGCATCGCCACCTCCGCCAGCACCGAATAACGCCAACCAACGAGAAAGCTTGCCGGCTCCGTCCCGTGGACCGAGaactcttcttcttcgacgTGGTGAAAATGGCTTCGGATTCACTCTGCGACACTTCATCGTCTACCCGCCCGAGTCCTGCTAC CAGATGTTACCGGGACACGAGCGGGCCAGGATTGACGAGCCGATGGACACGATCTTCGTGAAACAGGTACGCGCCAATTCTCCGGCATCGGAAGCCGGGCTTCGGACAGGGGATCGAGTCGCGTCCGTCGACGGGGTGCCGACGAGGGGCGAGCAGTACGCTCGCGTGGTCCAGAGGATACAGCAGGCGGGTCCTTGGCTACGTCTAATCGTCGTTTCCAAGGACGACGACATTTTGCAACGG TATTTTGGTGAAACGGCACACAATCCCGAAACGAATCAACGACCTCGACTTCGCTCGCCGGACAGAACGTCGCAGAAGCAAAGGAGATCGACGAGCATGATACCAGGTCCGACACCCAGGAGCCGACAATCCTGGGTCTGTTCTCCAccgggttccgaaaaccaaggTACAACCCTTCATCCGTACAAACAACAGAGAGAAGAAGTCTACAAGGATACTAAAATGCTAGCACCGACCCAGCGGAGGCCTCTGGAGGCTCACAATCAGGAGACGCTCTACGACCATCCGGAGCGACCGCAGAGACGGCAGAAAGAACAGCAAAATCAAATTCCCCAGCCGTTCAGGCAGCCGCCGGATTCGAGATTTGACTTGTACGACAGAACGAGGCCCGAGTCGATATACTCGAGGCCGTCGAACACCGAGCAAATCTACGACAGGATAAAGGACCCGATTTACGAGAGGGTCCGACCCTCGGACGTGATCAGCAAATCGCTCGATCAGTATCCAATGTCCAGGGCTGAACCTCAGGTGCCGATTTACAGACCTGGAAGAAGGGTCGTCAGTCGGAGAGCCAGCGAAGGCAGCGGAATGGCCAGCGAAGTCGAGTCTCAGGCCTACGGTAGCATGGACGCCCTCAAGTCCAGCACTCCTGGTTCCCGGCTGAGCATGGAGTCCAGGAGGGATTCGAGCCCTGCCAGCAAGGAGAGTCTCTCCTCGTACGACTCGAATTCAACCCTGACCGGCAACGAGTACTCCGACGATTCTGTTATCATGAACAGATTGAGGCGGAGCTTTGAACAGAAAGAGGAGTTTCTCAGGCGACCGAGTCAGCCGATCGGATGGCTCACACCCGAGGAGGAGTCGAAGCGTATTCAAAGGGAGTTTTACGCAAGGCCGCAAAAACTTCAACGACAAGTATGGCCTCCCAACGAACAGCAGGCCAGTAGACGGCAACATTCTCCGACGAGAAACTCCGTTGAGAGAAATACCAGGGCTCCCAAACCTACGAATCAAAGTTTGCAGAGAGTTAGAGGTGATTTGGACAGCGAAACTGAGTATTCTAATCAGCTTGACGGAgagaacgacgacgacgtcgacgacaacgacgatgacgacgaagATGACGGAGATCAGCCTGGCATAGAGGAGATTCAGGCGAAACGTGACCAGTTTTATTCCTCTCTTTACGACAGCAACGGTCAGTTCGTTaaagaaaatcatttcaaGTACGGACCGCCTGTCGCAGGAAACAATGGCAATAAGATTAACAACGACGCGCAGTTCAGATCTTCGAATACGAGGAGCGGCAACAAGGCTGCCTTTGTAACGACGCTGTCGAGGATACACGAGAATGTCACGTCGAACCAGCAGGGTGGTGGTCAGGATTTGAGGAACGGAACTTCGTCTCTTCCCTCCTCGCCCGGAccggaaaagaaaaataacgataaattttcCGTACCGCCTCAAGGATTACAGATTGTGTCTCGCAGGGCTAAGCAGTTTGAGTCGGGACGACTGCTCAGCGACGATGACGAGCCGACTAGTGATAGAACTAATTTGTACAAAAGTGAATTATCTAGGTTATCAAGTAAACGAAGTGTTCCTAATGTGGCTGttagaaaaagagaatttGAATCCAAAGCTGAGGCCAGAGAACCAAGGAGAATACCAGCtcatcgagagagcaaatcaCTCGAGTCCG GGAGAGAATTGTCGGGGAATAGAGTTATTCCTGTAGGCAGCAAGTACATCCATTGCGAACCGCCGGCTGGATATAGGGAAATAAGAG AAATGCCCGCGATGGAAACTGAATCCATGCATCTAAGGGCACGAAGTAACAGCGCGGAGTCTTGGGAGGCAGCGAATAGCACGTCGCGACGAAATGCAAGGCACACTTGGcagacggaagtcgaagaggAAGATGCGAAAAGAAACAAGGCTAAGCGTCAAGACAGTTACTTACAGGCGGTTAAAGCCCAGCTTG AGCGAGCACCCCAGCAAAGTCTGATGCGACGTCAAGACGCGATCCGCGAGGGTAACGCCGACGTCGACGGTCAACAAGTGTCTAAAACCGAGGATCCAAACGACCCGCTATTCCCCACGCCAATATTAGACCTGAATCAGAATTCCGAGACAAATAAGACAACCCCGAATATAATCGTTAGCTCGCCTCAGCCAGTCAGGCCCAATCAACTTTCCATCTCGAATCCTCTGAGACCCTCGGAAAGCCCAGAGAACGGCTCTGGCTTCCTTACACCTGCTGATACTGACGTGGAGACCCCAGAAGGCATTTCTCAGATCCTAG ATGACGAGGATCGAGCGACCAGGAGAGTTTCCTACCTGAAAGCTACGTGGAGTGAACGCATGCACGTCGACAGTGATCTTGAGCTCTCAGACTCCGAGCCAGTTCTCGCTTTAAGAAG CAACAGCATCGCTGGGGGTCACAGCAACTCGAGTGGCACCGTGAGTCTGAAAGACGCTGAACCCGTCGAGAGAGAAGGACCTCTTCACGTTAAATACACCGTCCTCGAAGGAAAG cgATCCACAGACCGTTCATGGAAGCAAGTCTGGGGAGTACTGCGAGGTCCGATTCTTTACTTTTACAAGGATCGTCACAGTCAG AGTCCGTCGTCGACGGGCGATGGCGATGCCGGACAAAACGTCGACGTACGATGTTCTCTGGTCGACGTTGCCGAGGATTATACAAAGAGAAAACACGTCCTCAGGGTCGCCAATCCAGCCGCCGAAGTTTTGCTTCAATCCGAGGATGCCGCCTCCATGGCTCTCTGGCTTCGCGCCCTCCACAAACACGCGGCGACCGAGAAATCATCC GACACTGCCACAAGTACGTCCAAACAGCAAGCGGTTCCTCAAACTCCGGGACCAACGACACCAAGCGCGACGGCTCAAGGCAGTCAGCGGTCGAGTCCATTGCCAAGTCACAAGGGAATCAGGAAATTCACGTCGTTCAGGAATCGATCTCCGACCGGGCAATCTCCTGTTAACAAAACGAGGAAGCCCAGTCAAACTATGGAAAACTTACCGTCGCCAAAAAGTAAAACTTGGAAGGGCAGGGTCGCCAAACAACTTAGGCGAATGCATGGCCAGGCTGAATCTCCGTCTTCTCCGACCTCTCAGCTGCCCCCCGAAGGTGCCACATTCAAGATTCCGCTGGAGCTGTGCCGACCA TCCACATTCTCCGAGTATGTACCGCTGATTGTGGAAATGTGTACCAGAATAGTTGAAGAGCGAGGACTTGAGGTTATTGGAATATACAGAGTACCAGGCAACACAGCTGCTATATCCCAACTGACTGAAAGTGTGAACAAGGGATTTCAGAATATCAATTTACAG gATCCAAGGTGGAGCGACGTCAACGTGATATCATCGCTGCTGAAATCGTTTTTCCGTCAGCTTCCGGATTCTCTATTAACCGCCGATCTTTATCCAATGTTTATAGACGCGGATAAGATAGAGGATCCTCAAAGGAGGATGGCGacgataagaaaattattgCGTGATTTGCCAGAACACCATTTTGAGACATTGAAGTATTTACTGTTTCATTTAAAGAAGATCGTTGAGCACAGTGAAGTGAATAAAATGGAGGCTAAAAACTTGGCTATTGTATTCGGACCGACTTTAGTTAGGGCCAGCGGTTCCAGGGACAACATGGTCACCATGGTTACCGACATGTCCCACCAATGCCGAATTGTTGAGAGCTTGTTGAATAAC GTCGATTGGTTCTTTTCTGAAGAGGATTTGGACGATCTGAGCAGATTGAGCGTCAATCTGAGCCTTCCAGCAGATGGAAGTGAAGTTGAACCGACATCCATCATAAATCACAATCTCCTCCTGAACAATATCCATAAAGTTGAAG GCATGCGCGAAATGGTCTCAGCTAGGGATATTGTATCCTCAATCATATCCGCAGCTAACAGGAAAATTCAGAGGAGACGAAAGGGACAGGATGAACCAGACAACGAAGAACATGACGACGATAAG TCAAGAACGCAACAACAAGTTGAAAACTCCGCCGCATCAAGACAAAGCATGGCAATGGCCGAACGTCAATGTACAGTGAGCGAAATGGTGTCGATGCACGAGAATAAGAGTCAATCGAATCAGTCGGCAAGTTCTAGTGACAGTAACACTAATTTTTCGGGAAATAGTAGCGCGACAAATTCTACCTTGACTCAACCTAAGTACTCGACGAGCCAGCAAATCGGTACTACGACATCGTCCGAATCTCCCAGAATCTCAGACGACGTTAGTCAGAGTACTTTCGATACGATATCAAATATATCTAATTTTTCGAACGATACGAAGCAAAGTAACGACGAAGTTGCCATAAGAACGTACGCCGGATTGAGCGCTACTACGCAAGAAAGAATAAGGAAATTTGAACAGGAGACTAAGGCGATGCTGCAAAGGGACCAACCTCGGCAGAGACGCGAGGCGGAAAAACGTgaggaggaaagaaaaagaattgaaatggAATGGCAGTTGGCAAAACAAGAAATGGAGAATGACGACCTTTTGGACAATATTGTCGTTGGAGCCGTGACGCCCACTTTTTTTACCGAAAGATTATCCAGCTCCAATACCAGACTTTCTGGTAGATCGATAGATGTCAACGATAGCTGTAACCAGTCGAGAACTACAGCTACGGCGCGAATACTGCCGATATCAGTTGCCGTGCAACAGCAACCAACGTCACAACAAAAAGCTCAGGCAAGCAGCCAGCTTTCTAGCATATTAGGGGAGAAGATGAATAACGGGgtcgttaaaaaattcaagactGACAAGGAG cCATCAATGGATTCTTTGTACCTTCCGCCGGCACGTTACGGCAGCCTCGACTCCCTGCACGAAGTTCACTCGCATACATCACTTTCGCCATCGCATCAGCATCGCGGTTTACCCGGAGACGTTTCTGACGATG GTAGCGATCTTTTGACTAGCCTCACGTCGACCTTTGACAGAAAATGGAAATCACTTGTGAATCCACCGAGTCAGTTGACGCCGTCCGATCCACCCCCAAACAAACGAGATAGCAGCTGCAATAATTGTTCTACGAATCATCAACCTGCGGAGGTCTATCGAGATCCCAGCCTCCACAAAACCTCTACAGGAGACAAGATACGTCCCCCACACACCAAAAAT GATATTCCAGAAAAAGACACGGACTCCAGTGTTATTTCTGACCCGACTACGCCCGATAACGACCGAACCATTCGTAATAAATTACCGGAAACAAATATAACTGTAAATTTATTACCGGAAAATAATACGGTGATAGATGCTgcagaaaaagatgaaaatccAAAGAAAAGCAACTCAAAGACTGATGTATCCGATCTGCCTTACAGTTCAAAAGTAAAACGTTTTGAATCCATAAGTAAAGTTGAAAAACCTAAAATTCAAAGCGGGAACGCCGGTTTGGCGTGCAGCAGCGATACCAAATTAGATGAAGCAAAATGTCCGGATACAGACGATGTTGATACTTCGTATTCAAACAAGTTACAGAAGTTTGAAAGCCTCAGTAAAAGCAACTCGGACACGAGATCGAGATTAAAGAGGTCAGAATCCTTGAATAAGAAATCGGACAACGTTACGTCGAAGTTGAAGCGATCGGAGAGCCTGAACAAACATTCGGATCGATTAGCTTCTCCTACCAATAGCAAATTAAAACGTTCGGAAAGCTTGAACAAACACTCTGACAGATCCGAATCGCCGAATAGTAAATTGAAGCGTTCGGAATCTCTAACTAAAACTGAGAAAACGGAATGTAATATAAGCAAGCGCAGACAGTCGGTGAGAAAAGAAGGTGCTACGaagttgaagagaaaaaacggaATGCCTGAACGATCCATAAAGAGGAGACACACGGTTGGCGGAACCAAggatttcgacaaagttcatTGGCTAGACAATAAGCTGCAAACGGAGGCTGAAAAGGTCATAAAAAACGACAGCAAGCCAACGAAGAGTCAACTTCGGACCAGCTCACCGGATTTGAGCAGTAATCGCGTCAACGTTGCCGATACCAGCTTTTTAATCGAAGTCAGCTTCCGAGGACCCAGCAATGTTGTTTTCAATGTTACTAATGCACGCCCGCAATCGCTACCGGACGCTAATCTTGCTTCGAAAGTATTTAAGGTTCCTCTTGAGAGCCATGTTTAA